Genomic segment of Tissierella sp.:
CAGATGTATTCAAGTACATTGATTAATCTTTATAATGCTATTAAATCAGTTAATATTATTGAGGTTAGAAAATATATTGATGAACTTTTGGAACTAGGTAATACCTCTGGCGCAGATATTTTATCAGGAATATTAACAGGAATAAATTTTGCACTTAATGCATCAAAAAAATACTAATATGGAATAAATTTATATTTAAAGCTCAAAATGGAGGTAAATATGAAAGCGAAAAAACTTTCAACAATAAAACAAATTCTTATGGCCATGATTATTGGAATGATAGCTGGTTTATTACTTGGAGATAATGCAAAATATCTCAAGATCTTAGGAGACATATTTTTAAGACTAATTCAAATGTCTGTAGTCATTCTTATAATGGGAGCAGTAATTGAATCAGTTGGAAATTTAGATACCAAGGATCTTGGGAAGTTAGGTGTTAAGATGATGTTCTGGTTTATGATAACTACTATTTTGTCAGGAGTTATAGGAGTAAGCCTAGGTAGCTTTTTAAAACCAGGAAGTGGCATCACCCTTGAAGCTAAAGGCGCCATAGTAGAACAACCTGTACAAGAATTAGGTCAATTAATTGTAGACTTTTTCCCTACAAATGTAATTAATTCTATGGCAAGTGGAAATATGATTCAAGTAATTGTTTTTGCAGTATTGTTTGGTGCGACTTTAAGTACCCTTCGTGAAAAGAAGATAAGTAATGTGATTCTTGAGTGGGTTAAGGATTTAAATGTAGTTATTATCAATATGATTAGTAAGATCATGGTAATAGCTCCCTTTGGAATTGGGGCACTTTTAGCATATACTACGGGAACTATAGGTCTATCGGTTATATTGCCTTTAATTAAATTCTTGATTTTACTTGGAATTGGTACTATAATACATCTTATTATAACTATTACATTTACTGCCATGTACTGTAAGGTGAGTCCTTTAACTATAGCACGAAAACTTACAAATATGACAATGATGGCATTTACCACCACATCGTCAGCGGTTACCTTGCCAATTAAGATGAAAGATAGTGAAGAAAAATTAGGTGTAAGTAGTAGAATATCTAATCTGGTTAACCCTTTGGCAATGACTCTAAATAGTAATGGATTAGCAATGTTTTTAACATTAGCATGCATTACAGTTGCGCAGATTTATAATATAGAGATTGGTATTACGGATATAATAAGAATAATTACATTATCTACATTGGCTTGCTTAGGTACTGTAGTAGTTCCTGGAGGGGGACTAGTTGCTTTAACTATAGTAATACCAAGCATAGGATTACCATTGGA
This window contains:
- a CDS encoding dicarboxylate/amino acid:cation symporter, with product MKAKKLSTIKQILMAMIIGMIAGLLLGDNAKYLKILGDIFLRLIQMSVVILIMGAVIESVGNLDTKDLGKLGVKMMFWFMITTILSGVIGVSLGSFLKPGSGITLEAKGAIVEQPVQELGQLIVDFFPTNVINSMASGNMIQVIVFAVLFGATLSTLREKKISNVILEWVKDLNVVIINMISKIMVIAPFGIGALLAYTTGTIGLSVILPLIKFLILLGIGTIIHLIITITFTAMYCKVSPLTIARKLTNMTMMAFTTTSSAVTLPIKMKDSEEKLGVSSRISNLVNPLAMTLNSNGLAMFLTLACITVAQIYNIEIGITDIIRIITLSTLACLGTVVVPGGGLVALTIVIPSIGLPLEGIVLLSGIDWFSGMFRTVLNVDIDALISMLIAKDVNELNYDILNKN